In the Malassezia vespertilionis chromosome 3, complete sequence genome, one interval contains:
- the tom22 gene encoding mitochondrial import receptor subunit Tom22 (COG:U; TransMembrane:1 (o97-116i); EggNog:ENOG503P6N1), translating to MVRIEEVQDEAVKQRQNGSTAPFDDDKDWEATDGESDDDVSDDEVTERGVVLRDETLWDRIYALKDIISPSTRAFLGKTWHSTVAYSTMGGWVAGKLIWVGVTSALLVGLPFALAVEDEGRVFAQEKELMGQQSGQPAITEQQGDALAQGAVSPGGTVNQSLRPPGF from the exons ATGGTGCGGATTGAAGAAGTACAGGACGAGGCTGTCAAGCAAAGGCAAAATGGATCTACTGCTCCATTTGATGATGACAAGGATTGGGAAGCGACGGATGGCGAGTCTGACGAC GATGTTTCCGACGACGAGGTGACTGAGCGTGGCGTTGTGCTTCGTGACGAGACCCTTTGGGACCGTATTTACGCTTTGAAGGACATCATTTCGCCGTCCACCCGCGCTTTTCTGGGCAAGACGTGGCATTCTACTGTTGCCTACTCTACCATGGGCGGCTGGGTCGCCGGCAAACTGATTTGGGTCGGCGTTACCTCTGCGCTTCTTGTGGGTCTTCCGTTTGCCCTTGCGGTCGAGGACGAAGGCCGtgtttttgcgcaagaaaAAGAGCTTATGGGCCAGCAATCTGGACAACCTGCTATTACTGAGCAGCAAGGAGATGCATTGGCGCAGGGTGCAGTGAGCCCCGGCGGCACTGTGAACCAAAGTCTGCGCCCGCCCGGCTTTTAA
- a CDS encoding uncharacterized protein (COG:P; TransMembrane:11 (o24-43i52-70o92-112i124-147o226-247i267-284o290-306i318-337o349-372i384-406o430-451i); EggNog:ENOG503NU9A), giving the protein MAEPSHLEGQQHKFEPFEVSPAHVVYAALGLFIAIFSMFSMLFKERLYLGEAPIALIFGIIIGPVAAQIFDPSSWGEQEHNITPGTKTTNEITLEVMRVCVALSVFAVGVELPKKYVFRHWRSIAMLLGPVMLWGWLISSLLIWALMPGLDFLNSLVIGSCLSPTDPILAQAVVGGPWAEKNVPAHIRHMLQCESGCNDGAAFPFLFLAYYLTVNRGQIGFPVAKWFYLTWAWEICFGTFIGALMGYIARKAIRYSEQHKLVDRESFVAQYVSLAMASMGANILLGSDDLLAAFACGTAFAWDGWFQKQTEDSNFSSIIDLLFNIATFVYIGAVMPWRSFNDGEIGISVWRLVVMTILILLLKRIPIVILLWKWVPDIKTFHEAMFAGYFGPMGVGAIFMCTYGRILLEYGQKFPPETTNDYLAFNIQPVVYFLVLSSTIVHGFTIPFFAFGRRAHVNIHRTLTRAPSYGYSAYRTLTVNGDGAGPTNGMSVAEAMHRARKKQAEEEEEEEESGEISERRSHHSVASGHTSLGTVQRPASERASFHPLMDNDPDEEALHAYGDDDWGGDDTAEARVAMEMLEKKGDVSPEDLEKDISEALQQHADDETPIDIHDKAKIEDDDAHCIREWVEGRNIVIEYQKHPGDEPETIVVPIPEDDYEEMCREELPFRAMLRHYSDKIESLLGWSNQGEKRVYELDSNMLYKQGITHRIAKRMKELTEGRTNEKDKELPVHHQDVRNGSPGSNTTRPLPNSVATSRSVPPVNTVPEPAPQVEEPVPALQVSVAPLHVEPRVQFNVSDSRISQAK; this is encoded by the exons ATGGCTGAACCAAGCCATCTTGAAGGTCAGCAACACAAATTTGAACCTTTCGAGGTTTCGCCGGCCCATGTTGTATATGCAGCCCTTGGCCTCTTTATTGCAATT TTTTCCATGTTCTCCATGTTATTTAAGGAGCGTCTATACCTTGGTGAAGCGCCAATTGCATTGATATTCGGCATCATAATAG GGCCTGTTGCGGCCCAAATTTTCGACCCCAGCTCATGGGGCGAGCAAGAACACAACATCACCCCCGGGACAAAAACAACGAACGAAATCACGTTGGAGGTTATGCGCGTTTGTGTTGCGCTCTCCGTTTTTGCGGTCGGAGTAGAGTTGCCAAAAAAGTACGTTTTTCGCCATTGGCGTTCTATTGCGATGCTTTTGGGTCCCGTAATGCTTTGGGGCTGGCTTATTTCATCGCTGCTTATCTGGGCGCTTATGCCTGGACTGGACTTTTTGAATTCGCTCGTTATTGGCTCATGTCTTTCGCCTACGGACCCAATTTTGGCACAGGCCGTGGTAGGTGGCCCCTGGGCTGAGAAGAATGTGCCAGCACACATTCGCCATATGCTACAATGCGAGTCAGGATGCAATGATGGTGCCGCATTTCCGTTCCTGTTCCTTGCATACTACTTGACCGTTAACCGTGGACAGATTGGGTTCCCTGTGGCAAAATGGTTCTACCTCACATGGGCGTGGGAGATTTGCTTCGGTACATTTATTGGTGCCTTGATGGGCTACATTGCGCGTAAAGCGATCCGCTACAGTGAGCAACACAAACTTGTGGATCGTGAAAGTTTTGTAGCCCAATATGTCAGTCTTGCTATGGCAAGTATGGGCGCAAACATTCTATTGGGCAGTGACGACTTGCTGGCAGCATTTGCGTGCGGCACTGCTTTTGCCTGGGATGGCTGGTTTCAAAAGCAAACCGAGGATTCCAACTTCTCTAGCATTATCGACTTGCTCTTCAACATTGCCACGTTTGTGTATATTGGAGCGGTAATGCCGTGGCGATCGTTCAACGACGGCGAAATTGGCATCTCTGTGTGGCGACTCGTGGTGATGACCATCTTGATTCTCCTTTTGAAGCGCATCCCTATTGTGATTTTGCTGTGGAAGTGGGTTCCTGATATCAAAACGTTTCACGAGGCGATGTTTGCAGGGTACTTTGGTCCCATGGGCGTGGGTGCAATTTTCATGTGCACCTACGGCAGAATTCTGCTGGAGTATGGCCAAAAGTTTCCGCCGGAGACCACCAACGACTATTTGGCCTTTAACATTCAACCGGTGGTATACTTTCTTGTGCTTTCTTCCACCATTGTCCATGGCTTCACGATTCCTTTCTTCGCGtttggacggcgcgcacatGTGAATATACACCGTACGCTGacgcgcgctccaagttATGGTTACTCCGCGTACCGCACTCTCACGGTTAATGGTGATGGCGCCGGGCCAACCAATGGTATGTCCGTTGCAGAAgcgatgcaccgcgcgagAAAAAAGCAAgcagaggaagaggaagaggaagaggagtCGGGAGAGATAAGCGAGCGTAGATCGCACCACAGTGTCGCATCGGGTCATACCTCGCTTGGAACTGTGCAACGGCCGGCATCAGAGCGTGCGTCGTTTCATCCTCTCATGGACAATGATCCTGACGAAGAGGCTTTGCACGCTTACGGCGATGATGATTGGGGCGGCGATGACACGGCAGAAGCACGCGTTGCAATGGAGATGCTAGAAAAGAAGGGAGATGTGTCGCCCGAGGATCTCGAAAAGGATATTAGTGAAGCATTGCAGCAACATGCAGACGACGAAACTCCCATTGATATCCATGACAAAGCCAAGATCGAAGATGACGATGCACATTGCATACGTGAATGGGTCGAGGGCCGCAACATTGTGATTGAATATCAAAAACACCCTGGGGACGAGCCGGAAACAATTGTAGTGCCTATTCCTGAGGATGACTATGAAGAGATGTGCCGCGAAGAATTGCCATTCCGTGCTATGCTGCGGCATTACAGTGATAAAATCGAGTCGTTACTTGGGTGGAGCAACCAGGGTGAAAAGCGTGTGTACGAACTGGACTCCAACATGCTGTACAAGCAAGGCATAACACACCGGATTGCTAAGCGGATGAAAGAGCTAACTGAAGGTCGCACAAATGAGAAAGACAAAGAGCTCCCTGTACATCACCAAGACGTGCGCAATGGTAGTCCAGGTTCTAATACTACACGTCCCCTGCCAAACTCGGTGGCAACGAGCCGCTCCGTGCCACCAGTGAATACAGTACCGGAACCAGCTCCGCAAGTGGAGGAACCTGTACCTGCACTGCAAGTCAGTGTTGCTCCGCTTCATGTTGAGCCGCGAGTCCAATTTAACGTCTCTGATAGTAGGATATCGCAAGCCAAGTAA
- the EPL1 gene encoding Enhancer of polycomb-like protein 1 (BUSCO:EOG09263L7Y; COG:K; EggNog:ENOG503NXHJ), which produces MRRASLSFATPPLTSTAMPKGREDDELALLAASRAVYKKRGADAQLKGKSKQAFTDGSDMVTFDQDESSIPDEQHHDTQKKTVKYTRSESAKQRGKRRSIEMPDVTRALADMEKGNATSARKPTKREIAEHRAKTAGAGWYDMPAFPGAKFSSRKDSRTQSGKSSFTGGDARTATEKEMRRQVTAIRLRNALDPTRFYRGSGGTGAERGLPTHAQLGRVIGGGLEPSTVLSRKERSDNVVGELVRDAKAVSYSKRKFGEGFEPKCNTTPVTTYDEQPENQQDSTFGVDSHELTEHHLQAALSSHQLEATQTSEKRPYHIPTPKSLEVLTSKQYNDLYPPNAYSDPITYVRTSHTTEDTVKGAPYFLDEDDQGWLDKHNDKVRKQLESALKNPKNMPANAKDHELARTQAIATLVSQDPEKYLSITEDEFETIMFVFERATTDRHPLLELDFSKVPTVDDLLPELDDNSSAASLARPVLPPYTRDLTASTIDTIGKTVQGKMKLSEQAKKPDAEERWDADDPFKHLSFLKPAGRIVYPWWRLRRQARDGKPIVSGLNFDESNENNPYVCFRRREMKVARKTRKTDTLQLEKLVRLHTELKQAATLTMMVAQREVLKESQVRSARACWQQAYQLMNLKHQWGISSGERGLEDEELMFSIQPDPIAPVPTAATASHNAQLLKKKRKAEEALSTTLKLRRPKTGEPESAHASKSLGQGAPVGDIGSAILEHIHAVQSYIERESLHRQQASAGFEDLTDSAFQPPAAPPSQRAFRPIQSDSQDTHYWSNHPFARLGRQSCFRRRVGRGGRVFLDRRPLAVSAVPASINAWPKPTQNGMPLASFGFDDKPVPLIPSQANHNYAEALRMNKPFMFSSRKRPVQLPTPDIMWDPLQSKESREPLNTEMAGKFGNGPLEHRDGPLTSNPYSDGASTSSDATENTKSSEDSGDGQSTQATDVEQDAMQVDKYEDSRQSVEEQMDRAQKLSERWRYDEDGGRWAGLGLLGLGGMEGDEEAVLDDFDQRFIRYRMSLLDETNLLKLSTDWTYMRQALAAAELHLPPGLTASSNITPKTPVQVAQQKPSADAIVKASGEEEAETQNVAISK; this is translated from the exons atgcgccgtgcgtctTTGTCTTTTGCTACTCCTCCGCTCACGTCGACTGCGATGCCAAAAGGACGTGAGGACGATGAGTTGGCGCTACTAGCAGCATCAAGAGCTGTGTATAAAAAACGAGGCGCAGATGCGCAATTAAAAGGAAAGTCGAAGCAGGCGTTTACGGATGGAAGCGATATGGTCACTTTCGATCAGGACGAATCGAGCATCCCGGACGAGCAGCACCATGATACCCAGAAAAAGACTGTTAAATATACCCGTTCAGagagcgccaagcagcggggaaagcggcgcagtaTTGAGATGCCTGACGTTACtcgtgcgctcgccgacaTGGAAAAGGGAAATGCAacgagcgcaagaaaaCCAACCAAGCGCGAAATTGCCGAG CATCGTGCAAAGACCGCAGGTGCGGGGTGGTACGATATGCCTGCATTTCCTGGCGCAAAGTTTTCTTCGCGTAAGGACAGTCGCACACAATCGGGCAAATCGTCCTTTACaggcggcgatgcacggACTGCTACAGAAAAGGAAATGCGGCGACAAGTTACTGCGATTCgcttgcgcaatgcactggATCCAACTCGCTTCTATCGTGGTAGCGGAGGAACAGGTGCTGAGCGGGGCTTGCCAACGCACGCACAGCTTGGTCGGGTAATAGGCGGCGGCTTGGAGCCCTCCACTGTGCTTTCTAGGAAAGAACGCTCGGATAATGTGGTTGGCGAGctggtgcgcgacgcgaaaGCAGTAAGTTATTCGAAACGCAAGTTTGGCGAG GGCTTCGAGCCCAAATGCAACACCACACCCGTCACTACATATGACGAGCAGCC CGAAAATCAACAGGATTCTACATTTGGTGTGGATTCCCATGAGTTAACGGAACACCACTTACAGGCTGCGCTTTCTTCTCACCAGCTGGAAGCAACGCAAACTTCGGAGAAGAGGCCGTATCATATCCCTACTCCAAAATCATTGGAGGTTTTGACATCAAAACAGTATAATGATCTGTACCCTCCGAATGCGTACTCTGATCCGATCACCTATGTGCGCACCTCGCATACGACAGAAGACACCGTGAAAGGAGCGCCTTATTTTTTGGACGAAGATGATCAGGGGTGGTTGGATAAGCACAATGATAAAGTGCGGAAACAGCTGGAATCCGCGTTAAAGAACCCGAAAAATATGCCTGCAAATGCAAAAGACCATGAACTTGCGCGGACGCAGGCCATTGCCACGCTAGTTTCGCAAGACCCGGAAAAATATTTATCGATTACAGAGGACGAGTTTGAGACGATTATGTTTGTGTTTGAACGCGCGACCACAGATAGGCATCCTTTGCTCGAGTTGGACTTTTCCAAAGTGCCGACTGTGGATGATTTGCTTcccgagctggacgacaATTCTTCGGCTGCATCACTTGCACGGCCAGTTTTGCCGCCGTACACGCGTGATCTTACCGCGTCTACGATTGACACGATTGGAAAGACTGTGCAGGGTAAAATGAAACTCAGCGAGCAGGCCAAGAAACCAGACGCGGAGGAAAGGTGGGATGCGGATGATCCATTCAAGCATTTGTCCTTCCTTAAGCCTGCAGGTCGTATTGTTTACCCCTGGTGGCGGCTCCGTCGTCAGGCGAGAGACGGCAAACCGATTGTTTCGGGACTCAACTTCGATGAGAGTAATGAAAACAACCCTTACGTGTGCTTCCGCCGTCGTGAAATGAAGgtggcgcgcaaaacgcGCAAGACGGACACGCTTCAGCTCGAGAAGCTGGTACGGCTCCATACTGAGCTGAAGCAAGCCGCTACCTTGACCATGATggttgcgcagcgtgaaGTGCTAAAAGAATCTCAGGTGAGGTCGGCAAGGGCATGCTGGCAGCAAGCCTACCAGCTCATGAACCTCAAGCATCAATGGGGCATCTCTAGCGGCGAGAGGGGCCTGGAAGACGAGGAATTGATGTTCTCCATCCAGCCTGACCCCATTGCGCCAGTGCCCACGGCCGCTACAGCATCGCACAATGCACAGCTGTTGAAAAAGAAGAGAAAGGCAGAAGAGGCATTGTCCACCACACTAAAATTGCGTCGTCCCAAGACGGGCGAGCCAGAAAGTGCCCATGCTTCGAAAAGTTTGGGTCAGGGTGCACCGGTTGGCGATATTGGCTCTGCCATCTTGGAGCACATCCATGCTGTTCAGTCGTATATTGAACGCGAGTCTCTTCACCGGCAACAGGCTTCTGCCGGCTTTGAGGATCTGACAGATTCTGCATTTCAGCCTCCAGCTGCTCCTCCATCCCAGCGTGCTTTCCGCCCTATTCAATCCGACAGCCAAGACACGCATTACTGGTCGAACCACCCCTTTGCGCGTCTTGGGCGTCAATCTTGTTTTCGACGTCGCGTCGGCCGCGGTGGTCGTGTCTTTCTAGATAGGCGACCACTTGCTGTGAGTGCCGTCCCTGCGAGTATCAATGCTTGGCCGAAACCAACACAGAATGGCATGCCGTTGGCGTCGTTTGGCTTCGATGATAAGCCTGTGCCGCTCATTCCTAGTCAAGCCAACCACAACTACGCAGAGGCGCTTCGTATGAACAAACCGTTTATGTTCTCCTCGCGAAAGAGACCAGTACAGCTTCCTACACCAGATATAATGTGGGATCCTTTGCAGTCGAAGGAATCCCGCGAACCGTTAAATACGGAGATGGCTGGCAAATTTGGGAATGGGCCTCTGGAACATCGCGATGGTCCCCTTACTTCAAACCCTTACTCGGACGGTGCAAGTACGTCGTCAGACGCGACAGAAAATACGAAGAGTTCAGAGGATTCGGGCGATGGTCAAAGCACGCAAGCAACGGACGTTGAGCAAGATGCGATGCAAGTGGACAAGTACGAAGACAGCCGCCAGTCTGTTGAGGAGCAGATGGACAGAGCCCAAAAACTGTCCGAGCGGTGGCGTTACGACGAAGACGGGGGTCGCTGGGCGGGCCTCGGTCTGCTTGGCCTTGGCGGAATGGAAGGTGATGAAGAGGCTGTGTTGGACGACTTTGACCAGCGCTTTATTCGCTACCGCATGTCGCTCTTGGACGAGACAAATTTGCTAAAGCTCTCTACGGATTGGACCTACATGCGCCAAGCATTGGCTGCTGCGGAATTGCATCTCCCTCCAGGTTTGACAGCGTCGAGCAATATTACGCCTAAAACGCCCGTCCAGGTCGCTCAACAAAAGCCGAGTGCGGATGCTATCGTCAAGGCGTCGGGCGAGGAAGAGGCTGAGACACAGAATGTGGCTATCAGCAAGTAA
- the arc1 gene encoding ARP2/3 actin-organizing complex subunit Sop2 (BUSCO:EOG09262VPD; COG:Z; EggNog:ENOG503NU7A), with amino-acid sequence MALQVHQLSYSPITAHAFNADRSKVAVSPNSNEICIYAQTSTGWVLEDTLCEHDKLVTGLDWAANTNKIVSCSQDRNAYVWTQTLDPHTALPMWKPTLVLLRLNRGATCVRWSPNEDKFAVASSARMISVCSFEEDNDWWVAKHIKRPLRSTVTSLAWHPNNVLLAAGSTDYCARVFSAYIKGVDAKPPPSVWGERLPFGTVCGEFTTPANGWVYGVAFSPSGDVLGFVGHDASISIVYPAGSDAAPHATHVIRTPSLPYATLVFTKETALVAGGHDCQPMVFEGDMQSGWALSRSLDTLGAAASKPKPPPPPPKAKGLTGGAPGVGRLNNEAFNRFRAADSRGASAPPPTADAEGNSLALGAVAGASIAEDGELHTTHQNTITSVRVYSGARDNVQAVSTSGVDGCLCIFDVNKGSAAVGSLLKGVASMQV; translated from the coding sequence atggcgctgcaggtTCACCAGCTTTCTTACTCGCCCATCACGGCGCATGCATTTAATGCCGACAGATCTAAGGTTGCTGTATCTCCCAACTCAAACGAGATATGTATCTATGCACAGACCTCTACGGGCTGGGTCTTGGAGGATACACTGTGCGAGCACGACAAGCTCGTCACGGGCCTTGACTGGGCAGCGAACACAAACAAGATTGTGAGCTGCTCGCAGGACCGGAACGCGTACGTTTGGACACAGACGCTCGATCCGCACACGGCCTTGCCGATGTGGAAGCCTACGCTCGTGCTCCTGCGTCTGAATCGGGGCGCGACATGTGTGCGTTGGAGCCCGAATGAGGACAAGTTTGCTGTAGCCAGCAGTGCACGCATGATTTCTGTCTGCTCGTTTGAAGAGGACAACGACTGGTGGGTTGCAAAGCACATTAAGCGTCCTCTGCGCTCCACGGTGACGTCCTTGGCATGGCACCCAAAcaatgtgctgcttgccgcagGCTCGACCGACTACTGCGCTCGTGTATTTAGTGCATACATTAAAGGCGTCGATGCGaagccgccgccgagcgtgtGGGGCGAGCGATTGCCGTTTGGGACTGTTTGTGGCGAGTTTACAACGCCCGCAAACGGTTGGGTCTACGGCGTGGCATTCAGCCCCAGCGGCGATGTGCTGGGCTTTGTCGGCCACGACGCATCTATCTCGATTGTTTACCCCGCCGGCTCCGACGCGGCGCCTCACGCTACGCATGTTATTCGCACGCCGAGTCTTCCGTACGCCACGCTGGTCTTTACAAAAGAAACCGCGCTCGTTGCCGGGGGCCACGACTGCCAGCCGATGGTGTTTGAGGGCGACATGCAATCTGGCTGGGCACTCTCGCGCAGTCTTGACACGCTTGGTGCCGCCGCGAGCAAACCCAAgccgccgccaccgccgcccaagGCTAAGGGCCTCacaggcggcgcgccgggcgtCGGCAGGCTGAACAACGAAGCATTCAACCGGTTCCGTGCCGCAGATTCGCGCGGTGCGAGTGCACCGCCTCCTACCGCCGATGCCGAGGGCAACTCACTTGCGCTGGGTGCGGTGGCTGGCGCAAGCATTGCCGAGGACGGCGAACTGCACACGACGCATCAGAATACAATCACTAGCGTGCGTGTGTACAGCGGAGCTCGTGACAATGTACAGGCTGTGAGTACCAGCGGTGTTGACGGTTGCCTGTGCATATTTGATGTAAACAaaggcagcgccgctgttgGCAGCTTGCTCAAAGGCGTGGCGAGTATGCAGGTGTAA
- the SAS10 gene encoding something about silencing protein 10 (EggNog:ENOG503NYA0; BUSCO:EOG09264BOA; COG:B; TransMembrane:1 (i285-305o)) encodes MAKGRGRRAQSAKRGSSGSQFYTREDLGEDDVERFNAAKDKILLDGGEYEYERDDDDEPFGGDEREVLGFDDDNEQEASDGHEDFDDDAEEDSFAAIQVPKSRAAKSANRRAPRDDAHEDDVEPDEEEDLGWGASKHAYYSGNTERDMESDSDIDEEKAHELETNEAIRLQRLSRTGMGDHEFGLENIDAEEAQMNANEHSAAARMRRKRELDDMEEVVVQPTDPETVFSELRISAPIVLALVPEYKDALQQLEETHAYTKMISVEGERQVAEIAHLYYQTLSTYVMLLAFFFQMASSPAMLVAANTEKLLSHPVMDRLSQFKKALVEMKSLGLFDLEQDSSQDDREMAGIMGPPTEEDLAYEELGPLEPNEVEDLIEDEKENQHAYQQSTPAAPAARPKTRKPANSNAKKRKAPPTAPASAPLALVAHEDAKLPPSHRSKRLHTPTPIAQDDAYGEPVQLLDAELDEKMQRKRASQFHADVLTTAQSAPKRNTLDGDADIPYRDRRRSRDAVAAAKSSKLAKEKARLDPSLNEADWGDGDWQDRDVVMGQDALTTPPTDDYAAYYDLVTSGKRAKTAQKKAAYDEERLAGRIYDADVLAPGEHRTIDRTIEKNRGLTPSRSKAVRNPRVKRRMKFDRAQKRLSSTRAVYKGGQGALQGGYQGEKSGISTGLVKSRKLSG; translated from the coding sequence ATGGCGAAAGGACGTGGTCGAagagcgcaaagcgcaaagcgcggGTCGTCAGGATCACAGTTTTACACAAGAGAAGATTTAGGAGAAGACGATGTTGAGCGTTTCAACGCTGCAAAAGACAAGATACTACTCGATGGAGGAGAGTACGAGTACGAACGtgacgatgacgacgagccATTTGGCGGCGATGAACGCGAGGTGCTTGGCTTTGATGATGATAACGAGCAAGAGGCATCGGACGGACACGAAGATTTTGATGATGACGCGGAAGAGGACTCTTTTGCGGCCATACAAGTCCCCAAGTCCCGTGCCGCGAAGTCGGCAAATCGACGCGCTCCCCGCGATGACGCGCATGAGGATGATGTTGAGcccgacgaggaagaggatcTTGGATGGGGTGCCAGCAAGCATGCGTACTACAGCGGCAACACGGAGCGCGACATGGAATCCGACTCGGACATTGACGAAGAGAAAGCACACGAGCTTGAAACGAATGAAGCCATTCGTTTGCAGCGTCTGAGCCGCACTGGTATGGGCGACCACGAGTTTGGGCTCGAAAATATTGATGCAGAAGAGGCACAGATGAATGCGAATGAGCAcagtgccgctgcacgTATGCGTCGCAAGCGCGAATTAGACGACATGGAAGAAGTGGTCGTGCAGCCTACCGATCCAGAAACTGTGTTCTCCGAGCTCCGTATTTCTGCACCAATCGTACTTGCCCTAGTGCCCGAGTATAAGGACGCACTACAACAGCTGGAAGAGACACACGCGTATACGAAAATGATATCCGTGGAAGGAGAACGACAAGTTGCAGAGATTGCGCATTTGTATTACCAGACGCTGTCTACGTATGTGATGCTGCTAGCATTCTTCTTCCAGATGGCCTCTTCTCCTGCTATGCTTGTGGCTGCAAACACAGAAAAGCTTTTATCGCACCCCGTCATGGACCGCTTGAGCCAGTTTAAAAAGGCGCTAGTGGAGATGAAATCGCTTGGCCTCTTCGATCTTGAGCAAGACAGCTCTCAGGATGATCGCGAAATGGCGGGTATTATGGGACCACCGACTGAAGAAGACTTGGCGTACGAAGAGCTAGGCCCGTTGGAACCGAATGAGGTTGAAGACCTGATCGAGGACGAAAAGGAGAACCAACACGCGTATCAACAATCGACGCCAGCAGCTCCCGCTGCACGGCCCAAGACCAGAAAACCAGCAAATTCGAACGCTAAGAAACGCAAAGCACCACCTACGGCCCCCGCATCTGCGCCATTGGCGTTGGTAGCGCATGAGGACGCCAAACTGCCTCCTTCGCACCGGTCTAAGCGTCTGCATACCCCTACTCCCATTGCGCAAGACGATGCGTACGGCGAGCCAGTGCAGCTTCTTgacgccgagctggacgagaaaatgcagcgcaagcgcgcatcgcagtTCCACGCCGATGTGCTTACTACCGCACAGAGTGCACCGAAGCGCAACACACTTGACGGTGACGCCGACATCCCGTATCGAGACAGGCGTCGAAGCCGCGACGCCGTTGCAGCGgccaagtcgagcaagctGGCGAAAGAAAAGGCGCGACTAGATCCGTCGCTGAACGAGGCGGACTGGGGCGACGGTGACTGGCAGGATCGGGACGTGGTCATGggccaagacgcgcttACGACGCCACCAACCGACGACTACGCTGCGTACTACGACCTGGTCACTAGCGGAAAGCGTGCCAAGACGGCACAAAAGAAGGCGGCGTACGATGAAGAGCGGCTGGCAGGGCGTATCTACGATGCGGATGTGCTTGCCCCCGGCGAGCACCGCACGATTGACCGTACAATTGAGAAGAACCGCGGTTTGACGCCAAGTCGCTCAAAGGCGGTGCGCAATCCTCGCGTaaagcgccgcatgaaGTTTGaccgtgcgcaaaagcgtCTTTCGAGCACACGCGCCGTCTACAAGGGCGGTCAAGGTGCGCTCCAAGGTGGATACCAGGGTGAGAAGAGCGGTATCTCAACTGGGCTGGTCAAGAGTCGGAAATTGAGTGGATAG
- the PHO88 gene encoding phosphate transporter (Pho88) (EggNog:ENOG503P02T; COG:P; SECRETED:SignalP(1-20); TransMembrane:1 (i65-82o)) codes for MAYVSSVLLCLAVYYYCSYQIKKKNDLTVLKFVKAKSPMSQEPGELITTTHKDYDMAEVSKSMRGILMGCGLLAFMHLYMGYTNPYVFFFTTDRSLVIQSILPVKNALESNMAKIWVWGVPATGELKRPFKPAPGLFGGAGGPQTDKASVQEAEKVTAVVQPKTE; via the exons ATGGCGTACGTCTCCTCCGTGCTGCTGTGCCTTGCGGTGTACTACTACTGCAGTTACCAGATCAAGAAGAAAAACGACCTTACCGTACTCAAGTTTGTCAAGGCAAAGAGCCCTATG TCTCAAGAGCCAGGTGAGCTGATTACGACCACCCACAAGGACTACGACATGGCCGAAGTTAGCAAGAGCATGCGCGGTATTCTGATGGGCTGCGGTCTTCTTGCCTTCATGCATCTTTACATGGGCTACACGAACCCGTACGTATTTTTTTTTACGACTGACCGCAGCCTTGTGATCCAGAGCATTTTGCCTGTTAAGAACGCACTGGAGTCGAACATGGCCAAAATCTGGGTTTGGGGCGTGCCTGCTACTGGCGAGCTTAAGCGTCCGTTCAAGCCTGCGCCTGGTCTTTttggcggtgcaggcgGTCCTCAGACCGACAAGGCGTCTGTGCAAGAGGCCGAAAAGGTTACCGCCGTGGTTCAGCCGAAGACAGAGTAA